A genomic stretch from Scheffersomyces stipitis CBS 6054 chromosome 6, complete sequence includes:
- a CDS encoding predicted protein, translating to PLNDCAPVRIALLGGPRSGKTSTISKLTADTFNDTYYPTHSINPVLFHYKASSFLPRLILDETEPENSLSYFSKQSRVLLSPVLYQTYLKSNKKKTDISHNSEIAYIPPQTTPVLVELIDTPSFNPQQVVPFLEASIYHKLDKDILRNLANEPRKPVSTNPLLVASGASELNGNIDGYFFVYSAVPSYNPPSYEETIDPIRIERDETFKLLSIMKGALDEAWKEYNSFKKRWNLGKEHDIFSFKNAMKSIWKDKNIHDVANLREQLSKEVHLYDNSVDPADPDCPPPIWIICTHTKSQLASPKLISNGKKVSKFWKCGFVAIDNEDNNVDEVLALMLREIVERK from the exons CCACTCAATGACTGTGCTCCTGTAAGAATTGCCTTGTTGGGAGGCCCTCGATCTGGGAagacttctacaatttcaaagtTAACTGCTGATACTTTCAACGATACCTACTATCCCACTCATAGTATCAACCCCGTTCTTTTCCATTACAAAGCTCTGTCGTTTCTTCCTAGACTCATTCTTGACGAAACGGAACCTGAAAATAGCCTTTCATATTTCTCCAAGCAGAGCAGGGTGCTTCTCAGTCCTGTTCTTTACCAGACCTATTTGAAAtcgaacaagaagaaaactgaCATATCCCACAATTCAGAGATA GCGTACATTCCTCCCCAAACCACCCCTGTACTTGTAGAACTCATAGATACTCCCAGCTTCAACCCACAACAGGTTGTACCCTTTTTAGAAGCTTCCATCTACCATAAACTCGATAAAGATATCTTGAGGAACTTGGCAAACGAGCCACGGAAGCCAGTTTCCACCAACCCGTTGCTAGTGGCCAGTGGTGCAAGCGAATTGAACGGAAATATTGATGGCTACTTCTTCGTATATAGTGCCGTTCCGTCGTACAACCCTCCTTCTTATGAGGAAACCATAGATCCTATACGCATTGAAA GAGATGAGACGTTCAAACTCTTGTCGATTATGAAAGGGGCTTTGGATGAAGCTTGGAAAGAATACAattcgttcaagaagagatggAACCTCGGCAAGGAGCACGACATTTTCTCGTTTAAGAATGCGATGAAGAGCATATGGAAGGATAAAAACATCCACGACGTGGCTAACTTGCGGGAGCAACTTAGTAAGGAAGTTCACTTGTACGACAACTCTGTGGATCCAGCTGACCCCGATTGTCCTCCGCCAATTTGGAtaatttgcacccatacCAAGAGTCAACTTGCGTCACCTAAATTGATTCTGAACGGGAAAAAGGTATCcaagttctggaaatgTGGGTTTGTAGCCATTGATAACGAGGACAACAATGTGGACGAGGTGTTGGCGTTGATGTTGAGGGAGATTGTCGAACGGAAG
- a CDS encoding glycosidase, with the protein MMLPVVSRASTLGDRNYKAPTKFPIGPFQKYENNPILTPNPDNEFESAYIYNATAIVVDDKVYLLYRAQNAAKLSSVGLAWSTDGVNFVRYHKPIITATEPWEQGGGVEDPRIVRDPVSKLFIVTYTAYDKHFARLCVATSEDLFNWNKLPSFIPPTWHDVSYDGNGNPSIRRQWSKSGAIFTERAPDGKYYMIWGDSALYLAESDDLVHWKLPTQDFRQDTFAGVQYDFESKLIESGPAPVKMGNGTNQWIFVYNADTTGTDDLPANTYTISQMLVDYDNIKAGPVKRLSEPILKPEKDNEKNGQVNKVVFCEGMVQFKGKWFLYFGQADSELGVAIAPVD; encoded by the coding sequence ATGATGCTCCCAGTAGTCTCTAGAGCCTCAACTCTCGGCGACAGGAACTACAAGGCCCCCACTAAGTTCCCCATCGGGCCGTTTCAGAAGTACGAGAACAACCCCATTCTCACGCCAAACCCTGACAACGAGTTTGAAAGCgcatatatatataatgcAACTGCCATCGTTGTAGACGACAAAGTGTACTTGCTTTATAGGGCCCAGAACGCAGCCAAGTTGTCACTGGTGGGTCTAGCCTGGTCAACAGACGGGGTCAACTTTGTCAGATACCATAAACCTATCATCACAGCCACAGAGCCCTGGGAACAGGGTGGAGGAGTTGAAGACCCAAGAATCGTTAGAGACCCCGTGTCCAAGCTCTTTATTGTCACGTATACCGCCTACGATAAACATTTTGCTCGTCTCTGTGTAGCTACCTCGgaagacttgttcaactggAACAAACTTCCCTCGTTCATTCCACCAACTTGGCATGATGTCTCATACGACGGAAATGGAAACCCAAGTATTCGTCGTCAATGGCTGAAGTCGGGTGCCATCTTCACCGAACGGGCTCCAGATGGTAAGTACTACATGATCTGGGGGGACAGCGCCTTGTATTTGGCTGAGTCTGATGATTTGGTTCATTGGAAACTACCTACTCAAGACTTCAGACAAGATACCTTTGCTGGAGTCCAGTACGATTTCGAAAGCAAATTGATTGAGCTGGGTCCCGCACCGGTCAAGATGGGAAATGGTACAAATCAGTGGATCTTCGTCTACAATGCTGATACGACAGGAACAGACGACTTGCCTGCTAATACTTATACCATCAGTCAGATGCTTGTCGACTACGACAACATTAAGGCTGGACCTGTAAAAAGGTTGTCTGAGCCCATCCTCAAGCCTGAAAAAGATAACGAAAAGAATGGCCAGGTTAACAAGGTTGTATTCTGCGAAGGCATGGTCCAGTTCAAGGGCAAGTGGTTCTTATACTTTGGCCAGGCAGATTCCGAATTGGGAGTGGCTATTGCTCCGGTAGACTAA
- a CDS encoding predicted protein: MAETADRYKMLEMLYSLSPNRGFPKASNGDYNFCYGVFHKIISPSFKTEPLGGALSEPKVNWSLTPPFLSGFVLIRKTAFRRSSLHQNGRTSFNRHVSLAEHISQSSYIQMEADFENGGPTTFDQILSKQLMLSYTLRKSQPQCADFSTVLIFRSNFKDFFFAGSMERSSNLSDEMGIIN; encoded by the exons ATGGCAGAGACAGCAGACAGATACAAGATGCTTGAAATGCTATATAGT CTATCTCCGAACAGAGGTTTTCCTAAAGCACTGAACGGCGATTATAACTTCTGTTACGGTGTGTTTCATAAAATTATATCTCCCTCTTTTAAAACTGAGCCTTTAGGAGGAGCTTTGCTGGAGCCAAAGGTGAATTGGTCTTTGACTCCGCCTTTCTTATCAGGATTTGTTCTCATTCGAAAAACTGCTTTCAGAAGATCGAGCCTTCATCAGAATGGACGAACCAGTTTCAACAGGCATGTCTCATTAGCTGAACACATTAGCCAATCTTCATATATCCAGATGGAAGCCGACTTTGAAAATGGCGGACCTACTACTTTTGatcagattcttctgaagcAACTTATGCTTCTGTACACTTTACGAAAGTCGCAACCACAGTGCGCGGACTTTTCCACTGTTCTCATATTTAGGAGCAATTTCAAGGACTTTTTCTTCGCTGGAAGTATGGAAAGAAGTTCAAATTTGTCTGATGAGATGGGAATTATCAACTAG
- a CDS encoding ser/thr protein phosphatase (go_function catalytic activity): MGQLLSHPIEDKELDYQSHDTLSYCIGSMQGYRMTMEDAHDVRINEDESLAVFGVFDGHGGKTCSDYLADHLVKYIFKHLNCRPDKSPLVLADYLRIIKDSFFKIDHDLSSMPNLVNCGSTGIVSTIVRDKYIVVANTGDSRCILSIDGHAKTLSYDHKPVIMNERIRVENSNGYILNNRINEILALSRAFGDFKFKLSFIETSRNKYINQNKSHFKNHLVHLPPELFQVTVEPDLLVYDLQNAEGVPEFIVVACDGIWDCYKNSQLIKVIRDKLALGWKLNKIIEFVLHECLLMANNYTGIGFDNMTIIIVALHSNSNMDEWYENMKQKILTEKNLV; the protein is encoded by the coding sequence ATGGGTCAACTTCTCTCTCATCCCATAGAGGATAAGGAGTTAGACTACCAAAGTCACGATACCCTTTCGTACTGTATTGGCTCAATGCAAGGCTACAGGATGACGATGGAGGACGCTCACGACGTGCGaatcaacgaagacgagAGTTTGGCTGTTTTCGGGGTCTTTGACGGCCACGGAGGCAAAACTTGCTCAGACTATTTGGCAGACCACTTGGTCAAATATATCTTCAAACATCTCAATTGCCGTCCAGATAAATCGCCGCTTGTATTAGCCGACTATCTTCGTATCATCAAAGACTCGTTTTTCAAGATCGACCACGACTTGCTGCTGATGCCGAACTTGGTTAACTGTGGTCTGACAGGTATCGTGCTGACAATCGTAAGAGACAAGTATATTGTAGTAGCCAACACTGGTGATTCGCGTTGTATTCTTTCTATAGATGGCCACGCTAAGACATTGTCATATGACCACAAGCCTGTCATCATGAATGAGCGTATACGGGTAGAAAACAGTAACGGCTACATTCTCAATAATCGTATCAACGAGATTCTAGCCTTGTCGCGTGCTTTCGGtgatttcaagttcaaattaTCGTTTATCGAGACTTCGCGTAACAAGTATATCAACCAGAACAAGCTGCATTTCAAAAACCATCTCGTGCACTTGCCGCCGGAACTCTTCCAGGTCACTGTAGAGCCTGATTTGTTGGTGTATGACTTGCAGAATGCTGAGGGTGTACCGGAATTCATCGTAGTAGCCTGCGATGGTATATGGGACTGCTATAAAAACAGTCAGTTGATCAAGGTGATTCGTGACAAGTTGGCCTTGGGCTGGAAATTGAATAAAATCATCGAATTTGTATTGCACGAATGTTTGCTAATGGCTAATAACTATACTGGGATAGGTTTCGACAACATGACCATCATCATTGTAGCATTGCATAGCAATAGCAATATGGATGAATGGTACGAGAACATGAAGCAGAAAATTCTTACCGAGAAAAATTTGGTATGA
- a CDS encoding ras GTPase-activating-like protein (go_function Ras GTPase activator activity~go_process small GTPase mediated signal transduction) codes for MMLQSPTRSNVAARYLESIGDSASSTPNRLPLQPTLKYNQTSKESTDLDVLAKQLNVPTSPTKTAFLRTKFESPSATVSSFKTPRTKTSSNNSSRNSTPLKNSTNLNLEAKPNLSKNGDHSNLKHPTSFWKLRPDLKPDLFYSPGYEYLCRIQAIKNWLELVLQEEISQSPVELISYIRNGIFLAKLANVILPTKRRVFTEDSKLQFKHTENINRFFHLLDFMNVPDLFTFELTDLYDAKNVPKVWFCLHALSYLMNMSNSGYPKIENLVDKLDFSEDDIRSANRALVGAGLPNFASADNGNDSTSSDNTYMNRVAADSPIKVTTFSASKGSQSSFTKKQDSHPNPFEDTTKSSASLNSFHKELTKKSVPSTTKTPSTFKTPIASQSRISNFYTPELDSHIENIVKLQSLARGANFRYSMFVDKIMIKSYSDEFTYFFSIARGKLSRDKTIHRHRGELIPFKEEIVQLQSIVRRKLYSQGKPKMDGNTERIVKFQSKIRGLLERRRISTLKLQMIAQKDNVSELQAIMKMKKIHYRVSTVCQSRYQIEPSVLELQSICRRRLQERRAARHLIDEDSIVEFQSAIRSLRIRNHIRSIRSTITKQIEPLEELQSIARGGLARSRLCNSVLITLLYEDEVLNNLYAVFRGNKVRKEMAAKKSALQSVRKSSIIPLQSAFRGLYCRFEKDIKLDDVYCEVDSIIQLQAILRGARVRNDSRYMKEYYQKNINSVIKAQSLIKKTLVQNAYKTLLNKKNPPLSVIRRFAYLLSDSDLDYQDEMELSEAKDQIIDRSRSNEELENRIENLDIKLNLLDRNKITVEEFLKHKSKFKNNKVKDTKGGATTMKCLERLNKSSRERVELYQSMFYFLQTKPIYFVRLYKTMSVEKNGSKFNKDLQNFVMSLFPIKDSSVKHHCREEYYFVKLISELMKNDVENNSRSISDLTKTSTTFWIDYFLLFNNHTYQRQHLKHLVGKFVYSVIESDMLDFESDPSEIYEAIVEREHRVNGFSERPRGISPQHAIKEEDVSAKFVNNLMNLREVATEFLNTLELSADRVPLHVKVICKQAYELSQLQFPEKSDQQHLAVAGVVFIKHYIAPILQFPENFGFQNKDFYNPKARDNLKHLSRVMLQVFSMKPFSDSFLKPLNDYVTSSTEMTRRLIMNLISVKDLENEYELDDYNDIVSHERPKLTMNVSNMISLEKIISQHIDLIAPSSDDQLYRINTQLEEVVNSADDYVTLTELGSITLNLNPATKEDSIADSKNKSLFTQAKRCVLYIIRIQEGNGLLDLLISGIKPADEIKFREIVTAERKEMEQSSINARRKPYYKTSLGDLSKITYHDLKKMALEIILKLEVSAQLTRKNSFQELLNQIAIDIKTKDSQRVSRKTQLEIANKTLSKLKEKEIFLKKQLADYNKHVDTILSQLQSKPKDRMLFNIIPVFSKQYFYHRELKKNNRLPQFGSYKYSARKLVEQGIIIDFGGLLNRAHSSSSKLDFMFSCHKAGKFTIEAANGSVTIPGACYNITLDELLNYQYENKESFDAFDGMVMFNTNNLAAFIFRKFYDINRDSA; via the exons aTGATGTTGCAGTCTCCCACCAGATCCAATGTGGCTGCGAGATACTTGGAATCTATTGGCGATTCTGCCTCTTCTACTCCGAACAGACTTCCGCTTCAACCAACTTTAAAATACAACCAAACAAGCAAGGAGTCAACCGATTTGGATGTTCTCGCTAAACAGTTGAACGTACCAACTTCTCCTACAAAGACAGCTTTCCTCAGAACCAAGTTTGAGTCTCCATCGGCAACAGTATCCTCCTTCAAGACTCCAAGGACAAAGACTTcctccaacaacagcagcaggAATTCGACACCTCTTAAAAATAGCACAAACCTCAATTTGGAGGCCAAACCAAACTTATCAAAGAATGGCGATCACAGCAATTTGAAACATCCTACTAGCTT TTGGAAACTCCGTCCAGACCTAAAACCAGACCTTTTTT ACTCTCCAGGTTATGAGTACTTGTGTCGTATCCAGGCTATCAAGAACTGGCTTGAACTTGTGCTCCAGGAGGAAATTAGCCAGCTGCCAGTTGAGTTGATTTCCTACATTAGAAACGGTATCTTTCTTGCCAAGTTGGCTAATGTTATCTTACcaacaaagagaagagtATTCACTGAAGACTCGAAACTACAATTCAAACATACAGAAAATATCAACCGCTTCTTCCATCTACTTGATTTCATGAATGTGCCTGATTTGTTTACCTTCGAGTTGACCGACCTCTACGATGCAAAAAATGTACCCAAGGTATGGTTCTGTTTGCATGCTTTAAGTTACTTGATGAACATGTCCAACTCAGGATACCCCAAAATCGAAAACTTAGTAGATAAACTAGACTTTTCAGAAGACGATATCAGATCCGCTAATAGAGCTTTGGTAGGAGCTGGTCTACCCAACTTCGCTAGTGCAGACAATGGAAATGATTCAACTAGTAGCGACAACACATATATGAACAGAGTAGCTGCTGATTCTCCCATCAAAGTTACAACTTTTTCAGCTTCCAAAGGATCACAATCATCATTCACGAAGAAACAAGACTCGCATCCAAACCCATTTGAGGATACCACCAAAAGCTCTGCTTCACTCAACAGCTTTCACAAAGAACTCACTAAGAAATCTGTACCATCTACCACTAAGACACCATCAACTTTCAAAACACCCATTGCAAGCCAGTCTCGAATTTCAAACTTTTATACTCCAGAACTTGACAGCCATATTGAGAACATAGTCAAGCTTCAGTCCTTAGCCAGAGGTGCCAATTTCCGATACTCTATGTTTGTGGATAAGATCATGATCAAATCATATTCGGATGAATTCACCTACTTTTTTTCTATTGCCAGAGGTAAGTTATCCAGAGATAAGACTATTCACAGACATCGTGGGGAATTGATACCcttcaaggaagaaattgtCCAACTTCAGTCTATTGTCAGAAGAAAATTGTATTCCCAAGGAAAGCCTAAGATGGATGGTAACACAGAACGCATAGTTAAATTCCAAAGCAAGATTCGTGGTctcttggaaagaagaagaatcagtACTCTCAAGCTTCAAATGATTGCCCAAAAGGACAATGTATCTGAACTACAAGCcataatgaaaatgaaaaaaattcaCTACAGGGTTCTGACAGTTTGCCAGAGTAGATACCAAATTGAACCTAGTGTCCTAGAATTGCAATCTATTTGCCGTCGTCGTTtgcaagaaagaagagcagCAAGGCATTtaattgatgaagattctATTGTAGAATTCCAGTCTGCTATTCGTTCGCTAAGAATTCGCAACCATATTAGATCTATTCGTTCCACTATTACAAAGCAAATTGAAccacttgaagaattgcagAGCATCGCAAGAGGAGGTTTGGCTAGAAGCAGACTTTGCAATAGTGTTTTGATCACCTTGCTAtacgaagatgaagttttGAATAATTTATATGCTGTTTTCAGAGGAAACAAGGttagaaaagaaatggctgcgaaaaagaGTGCACTTCAAAGTGTGAGAAAGTCCTCAATTATACCATTGCAATCAGCTTTCAGAGGTTtatattgtagatttgaGAAGGATATCAAGCTAGATGATGTGTATTGTGAAGTTGATAGTATTATCCAACTACAGGCAATCCTCAGAGGTGCCAGAGTCAGAAATGATTCCAGATACATGAAAGAATACTACCAGAAAAACATCAACTCTGTTATCAAGGCTCAATCATTGATCAAGAAAACATTGGTACAAAATGCTTATAAaactttgttgaacaagaagaacccTCCATTGTCGGTTATTAGAAGATTTGCTTACTTACTTTCAGATAGCGATCTTGATTACCAAGATGAAATGGAATTATCCGAAGCAAAAGATCAAATTATTGACAGGTCCAGACTGaacgaagagttggagaatAGAATCGAAAACTTGGATATCAAGTTGAATCTCTTGGACAGAAACAAGATAACCGTCGAggaattcttgaaacatAAAAGtaaattcaagaataacAAAGTGAAGGATACCAAGGGTGGAGCTACAACTATGAAGTGTTTGGAAAGgttgaacaaatcttcTAGAGAAAGAGTAGAGTTATACCAGTCTATGTTCTATTTCTTACAGACCAAGCCTATCTACTTTGTCAGGCTCTACAAGACAATGAGCGTAGAAAAGAATGGATCCAAATTTAACAAGGATTTGCAAAATTTTGTCATGCTGTTGTTCCCTATTAAAGATAGTTCTGTCAAGCATCATTGCAGAGAAGAATATTACTTCGTCAAATTGATTTCTGAATTAATGAAGAACGACGTCGAAAACAACTCCAGATCAATTAGTGATTTGACGAAGACACTGACAACTTTCTGGATTGACTACTTTTTACTTTTCAACAACCACACCTACCAAAGGCAGCATTTAAAGCATTTGGTAGGAAAATTCGTCTATTCTGTTATTGAAAGTGATATGCTTGACTTTGAATCTGATCCATCTGAGATCTACGAAGCTATTGTCGAGAGAGAACACAGGGTTAATGGCTTCAGCGAAAGACCTCGTGGCATTTCTCCACAACATGCTATCAAGGAAGAGGACGTTTCTGCCAAGTTCGTtaacaacttgatgaatTTGAGAGAAGTGGCAActgaattcttgaacacCTTAGAATTGTCAGCTGACAGAGTCCCACTCCATGTCAAGGTCATCTGCAAGCAAGCATACGAGCTAtcccaacttcaattccCTGAGAAATCAGACCAACAGCATTTAGCTGTGGCAGGAGTGGTATTTATAAAGCACTACATTGCtccaattctacaattccCTGAAAACTTTGGCTTCCAGAATAAAGATTTCTACAATCCAAAGGCTAGAGACAACCTCAAGCATCTCAGCAGAGTGATGCTACAAGTGTTTTCTATGAAACCATTCAGTGACAGCTTCTTGAAACCATTGAACGACTACGTCACATCTTCTACAGAAATGACTAGACGATTGATaatgaacttgatttcagttaaggacttggaaaacgaaTACGAGCTAGATGACTATAACGACATTGTCAGCCACGAGAGACCAAAGCTAACAATGAATGTGAGCAATATGATTCtgttggaaaagatcaTCAGTCAACATATAGACCTAATTGCACCAAGTTCTGATGACCAGTTATACAGGATAAATACccaattggaagaagtggTCAATTCTGCTGATGACTACGTCACTTTGACAGAGTTGGGCTCCATAaccttgaacttgaaccCTGCTACTAAGGAAGATTCGATTGCTGACTCTAAGAACAAGTCTTTGTTCACCCAGGCTAAGAGATGTGTGTTGTACATAAtcagaattcaagaagGGAACGGCTTGTTGGACTTGCTTATTTCTGGGATCAAACCAGCAGACGAAATCAAGTTCAGAGAAATAGTCACTGCggaaagaaaagaaatggaaCAATCCTCAATCAACGCAAGGAGAAAACCATACTACAAGACGTCATTAGGTGACTTGTCCAAAATAACCTACCacgacttgaagaagatggctCTCGAAATCATATTGAAACTAGAAGTCCTGGCTCAGTTGACTAGAAAGAATTCTTTCCAAGAGCTATTGAACCAAATCGCAATCGATATTAAGACCAAGGATTCTCAGAGAGTCTCCCGTAAGACACAGTTGGAAATCGCCAATAAGACGTTGtccaaattgaaggaaaaagagatcttcttgaagaaacaactAGCCGACTACAATAAGCATGTGGACACTATTCTTTCGCAGCTACAACTGAAACCTAAGGATAGAATGTTGTTCAACATCATTCCTGTTTTCAGTAAGCAATACTTCTATCATAGGGAATTAAAAAAGAACAATAGATTACCTCAGTTTGGCTCCTACAAATATTCAGCCAGAAAGTTAGTTGAACAGGGCATCATTATTGACTTTGGTGGTTTATTGAACAGAGCCcattcttcgtcttcaaagTTGGATTTCATGTTCTCTTGTCACAAAGCTGGTAAGTTCACTATTGAGGCAGCTAATGGCTCAGTCACAATACCTGGAGCATGCTACAACATAACGCTTgacgagttgttgaattACCAATATGAAAACAAGGAGTCTTTTGATGCCTTCGATGGAATGGTGATGTTCAATACTAACAACTTGGCCGCATTCATATTCAGGAAGTTCTACGACATTAACAGGGACTCAGCTTGA
- a CDS encoding predicted protein (go_function transcription regulator activity) — MDEYEKKIYGILKSEFEPKSLSVKDVSGGCGSMFAIVVESERFKGIPMIKQHRLVNETLKDEIAQWHGLQLKTKSV, encoded by the coding sequence ATGGATGAGtacgagaagaagatctacGGGATATTGAAGCTGGAGTTTGAGCCCAAGCTGCTCCTGGTGAAGGATGTTTCTGGTGGTTGTGGTTCGATGTTTGCCATCGTTGTCGAGAGCGAGAGATTCAAGGGAATTCCTATGATCAAGCAGCACAGATTGGTCAATGAGACTTTGAAGGATGAGATAGCCCAATGGCACGGATTACAGTTGAAGACAAAGTCTGTGTAA
- a CDS encoding translation initiation factor eIF3 subunit, giving the protein MSLTEAEYHELEKQVNLDDIDFSDLEEQYEVDVGLDNYVVVDGAPIAPEAKVPVLIKVLKKLFNTVGKVVEGDEGIYMPLEDGKSKGYLFVQFETSEMAEAAIKQLHGKKLDQKHRLLVNRLSDIEKYGVEGNVAAEFVEPELPPFKSHGYLKSWLQDPQGRDQIALHHSETFGVFWNKKKSDPEPVFEPRKFFTSKYAKFSPKGTYLFSIHPQGVQSWGGADFSSIDKFMHNQVRLVDFSPNEKYMVTLSPLPITAPDSAAERAVFPFGPESYGHKLVIWDLTTGEPARTFALPPHLEGQKEMPWPLVKWSHDDKYCARQGPGALAVYETPSFQLLDKKLIKIDDIVDFEWAPAGVHLANNKSENGHHLLSYWTPESSNQTARVAVMQIPTRQILRTVNLFQVSDCKMHWQSEGKLLCVKVDRHTKSGKTIFTNLEFFKTTEKDIPVEKLELKEIVINFAWEPKSERFVIISRLDDGNLNSAIPKNIIDFYAPDVNGKGKSATSVYKSYKTITDKHSNTVFWSPKGRYVVVATISRSNGEIEFFDVSFDDSNKNAPANVKLLKNDKFSGMTNISWDPSGRFVATWSSSWLHTIENGYKLYEFTGNLLRDDSIDQFKEFIWRPRPASLLNSADRKKVRANLREYSAQFEESDAMEADAALRELIYARRRALEDWKAYRAKHASKAVKANEVQAEIIEEIKEEIIEEKEEIVE; this is encoded by the coding sequence ATGTCCTTGACAGAAGCTGAGTATCACGAGCTTGAGAAGCAAGTTAACTTGGACGACATTGACTTTTCCGACTTGGAAGAGCAATATGAAGTCGATGTCGGCTTAGACAATTATGTTGTAGTAGACGGTGCCCCAATTGCACCAGAGGCCAAGGTCCCTGTATTGATCAAGGTCTtaaagaagttgttcaacactGTAGGAAAGGTTGTTGAAGGCGACGAAGGAATTTACATGCCTTTGGAAGACGGAAAATCGAAGGGTTACTTGTTTGTTCAGTTTGAAACTTCGGAAATGGCCGAAGCTGCAATCAAGCAGTTGCATGGCAAAAAGTTAGATCAGAAGCACAGATTGCTTGTCAACAGATTGTCTGATATCGAGAAATACGGTGTAGAAGGCAATGTTGCTGCCGAATTTGTAGAACCAGAGTTACCTCCATTCAAGAGCCACGGCTACTTGAAGTCATGGCTTCAGGATCCTCAGGGCAGAGACCAAATAGCCTTGCACCATTCTGAGACATTTGGTGTTTTctggaacaagaagaagagcgACCCCGAACCTGTCTTTGAGCCAAGAAAGTTCTTCACCTCGAAATACGCCAAGTTCTCTCCAAAGGGTACCTACTTGTTCTCTATCCATCCCCAGGGTGTTCAGTCTTGGGGGGGAGCTGATTTCTCCAGCATTGACAAATTCATGCACAACCAAGTCCGTTTGGTTGACTTTTCCCCCAACGAAAAGTATATGGTGACTTTGTCGCCACTTCCGATCACTGCACCTGattctgctgctgaaaGAGCTGTTTTCCCCTTTGGACCAGAGTCTTATGGCCACAAGTTGGTCATCTGGGACTTGACCACTGGTGAACCAGCTAGAACTTTTGCCTTGCCTCCCCACTTAGAAGGACAGAAGGAAATGCCATGGCCATTGGTCAAATGGTCCCATGACGATAAGTACTGTGCTCGTCAAGGTCCTGGTGCTTTAGCTGTTTACGAAACCCCATCGTTCcagttgttggacaagaagttgatcaagattgACGACATTGTCGACTTTGAGTGGGCACCTGCTGGCGTCCATCTTGCCAATAACAAGTCCGAGAACGGCCACCACTTGTTGTCGTACTGGACTCCTGAATCCAGTAACCAAACTGCTAGAGTCGCTGTGATGCAAATTCCAACGAGACAGATCCTCAGAACCGTCAACTTGTTCCAGGTTAGCGACTGTAAGATGCACTGGCAAAGCGAAGGTAAACTCTTGTGTGTAAAGGTAGACCGTCATACCAAGTCTGGTAAGACCATCTTTACCAACTTagagttcttcaagaccACTGAAAAGGACATCCCTGTAGAGaaattggagttgaaggaaatcgTTATCAACTTCGCCTGGGAACCAAAGTCCGAGAGATTTGTTATCATCTCCAGATTAGACGATGGCAACCTCAACTCCGCCATCCCTAAGAATATCATTGACTTCTACGCTCCAGATGTGAATGGTAAGGGTAAGTCTGCCACATCTGTATACAAGTCGTACAAGACCATTACTGACAAGCACTCTAACACTGTCTTCTGGTCACCAAAGGGTAGATATGTTGTTGTAGCCACCATCTCCAGAAGTAACGGTGAGATCGAGTTCTTTGATGTTTCGTTTGATGACTCTAACAAGAACGCTCCAGCTAAcgtcaagttgttgaagaatgacAAGTTCTCTGGTATGACGAACATCAGTTGGGACCCATCTGGTAGATTTGTAGCAACTTGGTCGTCTTCGTGGTTACATACTATCGAAAACGGTTACAAGTTATACGAGTTCACAGGTAACTTGTTGAGAGATGACTCCATCGATCAATTCAAGGAATTTATCTGGAGACCAAGACCAGCctctttgttgaactctGCCGACAGAAAGAAGGTCAGAGCCAACTTGCGTGAGTACAGTGCTCAATTCGAAGAGTCTGACGCCATGGAAGCTGATGCTGCTCTTAGAGAATTGATCTatgccagaagaagagcctTGGAAGACTGGAAAGCCTACAGAGCTAAACACGCCAGCAAGGCTGTCAAGGCTAATGAGGTTCAAGCTGAAATCATTGAAGAGATCAAGGAGGAGATCattgaagagaaggaagagattgttgagTAA